AGCTCGCTTCCGAGTTCAACCGCCAGGAGCTGCGCGTGGTGGTCTTTGGAACCGGTTCGGCCGGCAAGACCTCGCTGGTGCGGGCGCTGCTGGGCGAGGTGGTGGGTGAGGTGTCGGCCCCCATGGGCACCACCGAGGCCGGGCAGAGCTATCGCCTCGAGCTGGCTGGGGTGGATCGCCCCATTCGCATCACCGATGCGCCCGGCATGCTGGAGGCCGGCGCCGCCGGCACCGAGCGCGAACGGGCGGCGCGGCAGCTAGCTGCTCGAGCGGACCTGCTGCTGTTGGTGGTGGACAACGACCTGCGGCAGTCGGAGCGCGAGCCGCTGGCCCAGTTGGCCGCCATGGGCAAGCGATCGCTGCTGGCGCTCAACAAAAGCGACTGCTACCCCCAACCCGAGCGCGATGCCATCCTGGCGCAGCTGCGGCAGCGCCTGAGCGAGGCGATCGCGCCTGAGGATGTGGTAGCGGTCGCTGCCGCTCCCCAACCCGTGCCCGCACGCGGCGGCGGCACCGTTCGCCCGCCGCCGCAGGTAGACGCGCTGCTCGAGCGCCTGGCAGCAGTACTGCGCGCCGAGGGCGAGACCCTAGTGGCCGACAACATCCTGCTGCAATCGCAGCGCTTGAGCGAGGAAGCCCGCGCACTCATCGACCGGCAGCGGCAGCAGCAAGCCGAGCGCACCATCCGCCGCTACCAGTGGATTGGGGGCGGCGCCATTGCCGTAACGCCGCTGCCGGGGGTGGACATGCTGGGCACCGCCGCCGTCAACGCCCAGATGGTCATGGAGCTGGGCCGCATCTACGGCTGCGAGCTGAGCTGGGACCAAGCCCGGGAACTGGCGCTGTCGCTGGGGCGGACCCTGGCCAGCCTGGGCGTGGTCAAAGGGGCGCTGGAGCTGTTTGCCAGTGCCCTGCAGCTCACCGCCGGTACCTACGCCGTGGGCAAGGCCATCCAGGGGGTGACTGCCGCCTACCTCACCCGCATTGCCGGCAAAAGCTTCATCGAGTACTTCCGCCAGGACCAAGATTGGGGCGATGGCGGCATGAGCGAGGTCGTGCAGCGCCAGTTCGAGCTCAACCGCCGGGATGCCGTCGTCCGGGCCTTCGTGCGCGAAGCTGCCGAGCGCGCGATCGCGCCACTGGGGCTCGATTCCGCTGCCCGGAGCGAACCGGCCCAGGACGACTGGCTGGAGGCGGAGCGCGACCGCGGCGAGTGGTAGGGGGCTGCCCTAGCCCGGTTGGGCTTGGGCCACCCCCTGCTCGGCCTGTTTGGCTCCGCGAGCGGCGGCGGCCTCGTCCGGGTGAATGTTGAGCCGCGTCAGGTTGAGGCGGCCCTTGCTATCGACCTCGCGGACTTTGACCACCAGCTCGTCGCCAACCGAGACTTCGTCCTCCACTTGATTGACCCGACGGTCGGCCAACTGCGAGATGTGCACCATCCCTTCCTTGCCGGGCATGATCTCGACAAACGCCCCGATGGGGATGATGCGCGTCACGCGCCCCAGATAGACATCGCCTTCGCTGAGCTTGTGCGTCATGCTTTTGACGATGTTCATGGCCTGGAGGGCATTTTCCGAATCGGCGGCGGATACGGTCACCGTCCCGTCGTCGTCGATGTCGACCTTGGCGCCGGTGCGATCGGTGATGTTTTTGATCGTGCGCCCGCCGGGGCCGATGACCAGGCCGATGAGCTCGGGGTCGATTTTGAGCGTCCGCAGCCGC
Above is a genomic segment from Cyanobacteria bacterium QS_8_64_29 containing:
- a CDS encoding GTP-binding protein, whose translation is MPSPRAALLWLAIGLAALLLTVLLASLAQLAGQSPLLAGLLLLAAIAAVAAIAVALYASRRSRRRRPRPSAPASKPEAASASFEAVQEQITSIHDRVARQALQDRAQQLASEFNRQELRVVVFGTGSAGKTSLVRALLGEVVGEVSAPMGTTEAGQSYRLELAGVDRPIRITDAPGMLEAGAAGTERERAARQLAARADLLLLVVDNDLRQSEREPLAQLAAMGKRSLLALNKSDCYPQPERDAILAQLRQRLSEAIAPEDVVAVAAAPQPVPARGGGTVRPPPQVDALLERLAAVLRAEGETLVADNILLQSQRLSEEARALIDRQRQQQAERTIRRYQWIGGGAIAVTPLPGVDMLGTAAVNAQMVMELGRIYGCELSWDQARELALSLGRTLASLGVVKGALELFASALQLTAGTYAVGKAIQGVTAAYLTRIAGKSFIEYFRQDQDWGDGGMSEVVQRQFELNRRDAVVRAFVREAAERAIAPLGLDSAARSEPAQDDWLEAERDRGEW